From the bacterium genome, the window TGGTGTAGCTCGCAGTGTCAAAAGAGACCGAGTTGCCGACCAGTGTTACCTTTTCCAGAATGGTACTGTCTGAATCGTAGAAGCCGATGTCATAATCGATGTAGAAAACTATCGTATCCCCTCGCACCAGATTGGCCATGGATGCAGGGAATTCAGAGATATACGGATCGGGGTTGAAGATGATGGTGATCAACGTGTCCCGATCATACAGGAGAATTTCCAGTCGGTCGAATTTGAGACAGACAACTCCGAGCATTTCCTCTGACGGGGAGAGGATCGGGTCAATTGCCTGCACATAATTGGCTTCCGGGATCCAATCGCTATGAAGCACTCGATATTCAGTGGCAAAGGAAACCACGGGAAGACAAAGCACCGAAACCAAGAGTGTGTACAGAACGATCATTGTGCTCCCCTCTAATTACTTTAGCAACACCATCTTGCGACTCTGAGACCCGATTTCTGCCTCCAATCGAAATAGATAAATGCCTGTGGCGCACGTATGTCCGTTGTTGGCGAACCCATCCCAACTGACACGATGCTCCCCTGCGGTGAGTCTTCCAGTAATCAGAGTCCGCACCTCCTGACCAAGCAGATTGTAGATCGTCAGCGTCACCTCACCCGCGCGCGCAAGTGAGAACCGTATCTCAGTCGACGAGTTAAACGGGTTGGGGTAGTTTTGGGAGAGGGTAAAAGCGGAAGGGACTATCGGCTCGTCGTCCTGAATATCGGTGATGACATCGAACTGGTAGGCAAACAAAGTGTCATTCGCAATTCCGATGGCATTCAGCGTATTTCCGTTCTGACCTGTCTCAAAGTAGGTGATTAAACGAAGGTCACGCCCAAAGGAGGCGCTGTCTGATACCTCGCCATGCGCGACATTGACAAACAACGCGGTACTGTCGTTCCTGAATCCGGCGATTACTTCACCGGCGCTATGCGCATAACAGAGGCTCGCGCCGGAAAATGGCCGGTACCAGACCTGCGTGAGTTGGTCGTCGGCCAGAGAATAACACGCAAGGTGGGATGTGGAATTCGAATGGACTCCGGTGAAGTCCGGGGCTGATCCAAAGTAGATGATCTCATCATGAGGCAACCACGACATGAAATCTCCGGCGAACAATTCATGGGTCCTGGCAATTGAAGCCGAGACATTGACGAATCTTGCGGTATCCTGTCTATAGGCGCGGAGGTAGGTAATATCCTGACTCCAGGTGGTCTCGTATGTATACATGTCATAGGTGTAGCCGTCCGCATCCAGAACTCCAGCTCGTTCGACTCCGTTTGAATCGGTGAAATCGCCGGCTACACACTGTGTCAGTTGACGTCGAAATAGCGTGGCACGCAGATCGGGGGAGTAAACAACAGAGGTGGACATATTCTGGTACGTGATCCAGATATGGAAATCAGACTCGTCCACGAACATGGCTTCGAGCGCAACACCGCTGATCGCACCTGCTTCATTTCGTTCAAGGCGAAGCTTCGACGCTTCTTCGGAGGCCAGCAGCCCTACATAGTAGAGTTGAGGCACGATCGCCGTGTCGGTACTCAGTGTACCTGCTACCGAAAGAAAGCGCGTAAGTAGATATTGACCAGTGTACTCGTGCTGCAGACAGAAGATCACCAACGTATCACCGGAAAAATAGTTCGCCACTGAAGTCGGTCTATTTGAGAGTGCAATGCGAACAAGAGAGTCGCTATCCAGCCACCCGATCGCCAGCGACTTGTTCGCCGTATCGGCAAGTACGAATCCCTTGAGCACAAGATCCGAATCGAGAATCGGGTCCAGAATGCCGTAATCATTCGAGTTCGGGATCGAAAGCTGGTGCGTGATCTGTATGTCCGCCCCAAATGCTGTCGCAAAAAGCAACAGTCCGAATGTAGCGATAGTGCGAATCATCGATCCATCCCTCTTTCTCTACTTCAGCAGAACCATCTTTCGGCACTGCTCATTATTTCCTGTCGAGAGTCGGCAGAGATAGATCCCAGAGGCGCAGTCTGCTCCGTTCCTGTCGGTCCCGTCCCATGTCACCCGATGTTCCCCCGCCGTGACCTGCCCATCGACTAATCTCTTCACTTCCTGGCCCAGCAGATTGTAGACCGTCACTGAGACTTCACTGGCACGCGCAAGTGAGAACCGTATCTCTGTCGACGAGTTAAACGGATTGGGGTAGTTTTGGGAGAGGGTGAAGGAGGAGGGAAGATCAGCCCGATCCTCCGGTGCATCGGTGATAGCGTCGAATTGATGGATGAATACAGTATCGTAAGATTTGGTAAGCAGTTCCAACTTCGAAGAATCCAGTTCACTCTCATAAAATTGAGCTGTGGCGAGATAACTGACAGGGGCGGCGGAATCGGCAAGTTCGCCTGTGCGGCCGCTCAAATAGAAGACGCTTGTGTTAGATGTTCCGATCAAGACGTTCAGTTTCCGGGAATAGAATCTCAGGTATAAATGACGTTGAACGAATCTCGCTTCCATCGGGCGGTACCACACTTGCTCTCGTTCGCCGTTGACGAAGTTGTAGCAGATCAGGTGATTCTGTGTCGGGAGGAAGGTATCAATGATCGGCGTACTGCCGTAGATGACCACTTCGTCCTCTGGCTCTTCCGGCGCGAAGTTTCCTACAAAGATATTCTCGTATCTTGCAGACGATCGTGCATAGGCGAGTTGCTGAACCCCTGTCCAATCGCGAATTGAAATTGTGGCCCAGTCTCCGACCGATGGTGGACAACCATCACACCATGCATCCCGGTAAGAATAGCGCACACTGGCTGTTAGGTATTCCCTCTCTGATTCGGTAGTAAAGTGGCCGGGAATAGCGATATCGTTCGAGGTTCGAAGGAGCCGCGTCGAAAGATCAGGGGTGTAGACAATACTTGTGCCGACAATTTCAGCATGCGAGCCGATCGTAAATATATATCCATTCCAATAGACTCTACTCTGGAAAACGACGCCGACAACTTCTCCCAGGTTATCGTACTCAAAGTCGAGCGCTTCTGACATGGGGAAGTCGCTCACATATTCTTCCCACGGCACACCGTTGAAAAGCAGCGGATCGACCTCGTTGATTGTCCAACTGCCCGCAGTATAGGCTATTCGGATAACTCGGGGAAGTGTGCCGGAGTAATCATAGTTCTCGCTTCTCTCTCCGTAGACATAAAGGTACAGAGTATCGTCGGAACGATAGTTGATCGTCCTGTGCGGCCAGGCAGTCAACGGAATTGTATCCTCAGGTCGGCCATCCAGCCAGATCAGTCGAAGTGCCTTGCTTGTGTCTGAGAGCGCGAACCCCTCCAATTGCCTACTGGCATCGAGAATCGGCTCCACATGTTTGGCTATACGTATGTTTGGAACTACTCCGGAATAGACCAGTCGGACATCGGCACCAAAGGCGGCGGGAACCAACAGAAGAATCCAAAGCGAGCAGAAAAGTCGGAATCTCATTCTTACCCTCCGCCCATAATATACATCTTGCTCCCCGTTTTCCCAATAAAAAAACCCGCGACTTGCATCGCGGGCTCGGTAACGTTGGGTCGCTTTACAGCAACGTGTTCAGTAGTCTCTCGATATCCGACATCATCAGCGGTTTGCCGAGAAAGCCATCCGGCTTCAGTCCATTGGCGCCGGCCTCGATCTCCGCGACAGAATAGCCGGAGATCAGAACCACGGGGATCTTCGGATGTCGATCCTTGACTTCTTTGAGCAACTCCAGTCCGGTCATGTTCGGCATCCGCATGTCGGTGATGACCATGGCGAACGGCTCTTTGGCCAGGGCATCAAGCGCCTGGTGACCGTCATTCGCCCGGACAGATTCATAATCAAAAACTTCGAGCATCTCGCACAACAGAGACGACATGTTGGGATTGTCATCGACGATCAGAATCTTCTTGGCCATAGTACCTTCCTCTAAGCGTTGTATCGGCAAAAACTTAGACGAAGTTTAGCGGGACTGACGAACCTGCTGAAAACGGTCCGCCATCGCCACGATCTCGGCCTTCAGGGCCGCCAAACCGAGCTTCTGTTGGGCAGAAATAGTGATCGCCTTGTGGCCGTTTGAGGGGGGTGGGAGGAACTCCGGGCAAAGGTCTATCTTGTTGTAGACCATAAGGTAATCCACCTCATCCGCACCGATCTCCTTGAGGACCTCGCGCGTCTGACTGATCCGCTCCTCGATCCGCGGATCCGAAGAATCTATAATGTGCAGTAACAGATCAGATTGCCGCACCTCCTCCAGCGTCGATTTAAACGACTCGACCAACTGGTGCGGCAACTTCTTGATGAACCCCACGGTGTCCGAAAGGACGATCTGCTTGGGGTGATCGATAGCCATCAGGCGCGTTGTTGAGTCCAGCGTCGTGAATAGTTGATCCGCCGAACGTACCTCTGCCTTGGTAAGCTGGTTAAAGAGTGTCGACTTGCCGGCATTGGTATATCCGACCAATGCAACCTTGAAAAGCTCCTGCCGTGAGGATCGCTGCGTCTGACGTTGTGTCGCCAGTTTTTTCAGTTTCTCTTTGAGGTGCGCGATCTTGGTGCGAATCTGTCGACGGTCCACTTCGAGCTGCGTTTCTCCCGGCCCCTTTGCGCCGATACCGCCGTACTGTCGGGAGAAGTGTACCCAGGCGCCGGTCAGACGGGGGAGCGTATACTCAAGTTGTGCCAGTTCCACCTGAAGTCGCGCCGACGCTGTGCGGGCGCGCGTCGCAAAAATATCCAGGATAAGAATCGAACGGTCGATGACTTTTATCTCAAGCGCTTCCTCGAGATTCCGCTGTTGCGCAGGGGAGAGGGGATCATCGAAAATGACGCAGTTGCCGTTGAGATCGGCAAGCTGCGTCTTTAGTTCATCTACCAAACCTTTACCGACAAACGTCGCCGGATTCGGATGCGGCTTCACCTGGATCCGCTGTCCCACCACTTGCGCTCCGGCCGATATTGTCAATTGCGCCAGTTCATCGAGCGATTCAGCAACCTCGGAACGCTTGCGCGAATCAAGCGCCAAACCGATCAGGATTGCCCGTTCTCGCTCCGGCTTTCCATATTCGATCACCATTGACGGAGGTATGTCCCTCCCGGCCGATACATCTGTCGCAATTTCATCCCTTTCCTTTGGAGACCTTGTCTTTGGACAGAATCGAG encodes:
- a CDS encoding T9SS type A sorting domain-containing protein, yielding MIRTIATFGLLLFATAFGADIQITHQLSIPNSNDYGILDPILDSDLVLKGFVLADTANKSLAIGWLDSDSLVRIALSNRPTSVANYFSGDTLVIFCLQHEYTGQYLLTRFLSVAGTLSTDTAIVPQLYYVGLLASEEASKLRLERNEAGAISGVALEAMFVDESDFHIWITYQNMSTSVVYSPDLRATLFRRQLTQCVAGDFTDSNGVERAGVLDADGYTYDMYTYETTWSQDITYLRAYRQDTARFVNVSASIARTHELFAGDFMSWLPHDEIIYFGSAPDFTGVHSNSTSHLACYSLADDQLTQVWYRPFSGASLCYAHSAGEVIAGFRNDSTALFVNVAHGEVSDSASFGRDLRLITYFETGQNGNTLNAIGIANDTLFAYQFDVITDIQDDEPIVPSAFTLSQNYPNPFNSSTEIRFSLARAGEVTLTIYNLLGQEVRTLITGRLTAGEHRVSWDGFANNGHTCATGIYLFRLEAEIGSQSRKMVLLK
- the hflX gene encoding GTPase HflX, which produces MVIEYGKPERERAILIGLALDSRKRSEVAESLDELAQLTISAGAQVVGQRIQVKPHPNPATFVGKGLVDELKTQLADLNGNCVIFDDPLSPAQQRNLEEALEIKVIDRSILILDIFATRARTASARLQVELAQLEYTLPRLTGAWVHFSRQYGGIGAKGPGETQLEVDRRQIRTKIAHLKEKLKKLATQRQTQRSSRQELFKVALVGYTNAGKSTLFNQLTKAEVRSADQLFTTLDSTTRLMAIDHPKQIVLSDTVGFIKKLPHQLVESFKSTLEEVRQSDLLLHIIDSSDPRIEERISQTREVLKEIGADEVDYLMVYNKIDLCPEFLPPPSNGHKAITISAQQKLGLAALKAEIVAMADRFQQVRQSR
- a CDS encoding T9SS type A sorting domain-containing protein, whose product is MRFRLFCSLWILLLVPAAFGADVRLVYSGVVPNIRIAKHVEPILDASRQLEGFALSDTSKALRLIWLDGRPEDTIPLTAWPHRTINYRSDDTLYLYVYGERSENYDYSGTLPRVIRIAYTAGSWTINEVDPLLFNGVPWEEYVSDFPMSEALDFEYDNLGEVVGVVFQSRVYWNGYIFTIGSHAEIVGTSIVYTPDLSTRLLRTSNDIAIPGHFTTESEREYLTASVRYSYRDAWCDGCPPSVGDWATISIRDWTGVQQLAYARSSARYENIFVGNFAPEEPEDEVVIYGSTPIIDTFLPTQNHLICYNFVNGEREQVWYRPMEARFVQRHLYLRFYSRKLNVLIGTSNTSVFYLSGRTGELADSAAPVSYLATAQFYESELDSSKLELLTKSYDTVFIHQFDAITDAPEDRADLPSSFTLSQNYPNPFNSSTEIRFSLARASEVSVTVYNLLGQEVKRLVDGQVTAGEHRVTWDGTDRNGADCASGIYLCRLSTGNNEQCRKMVLLK
- a CDS encoding response regulator, with protein sequence MAKKILIVDDNPNMSSLLCEMLEVFDYESVRANDGHQALDALAKEPFAMVITDMRMPNMTGLELLKEVKDRHPKIPVVLISGYSVAEIEAGANGLKPDGFLGKPLMMSDIERLLNTLL